The Zonotrichia albicollis isolate bZonAlb1 chromosome 6, bZonAlb1.hap1, whole genome shotgun sequence genome window below encodes:
- the GNPNAT1 gene encoding glucosamine 6-phosphate N-acetyltransferase has protein sequence MAPPTGCHVRAARAAGPARAGVFAAMMPVATVMPNDTPMFDPRILQELDWSENTTTFSPAISPLDPGDGLVLRPLCTADVNRGFFKVLGQLTETGVVSPEQFIKTFEHMKRSGDYYVTVVEDTNLGQIVATATLVIEHKFTHSCAKRGRIEDVVVSGECRGKQLGKLLTSTLTLLSKRLNCYKITLECLPKNVDFYKKFGYLVSDENYMFQRFFN, from the exons ATGGCCCCGCCCACCGGTTGCCACGTCCGTGCGGCGcgtgcggcggggccggcgcgcgcgG GTGTGTTTGCAGCCATGATGCCCGTGGCCACCGTGATGCCCAATGACACGCCCATGTTCGACCCCAggatcctgcaggagctggactggagtGAGAACACCACCACCTTTTCTCCTGCCATTTCTCCCCTGGATCCAGGGGATGGGCTGGTCCTGAGGCCACTTTGCACAGCTGATGTAAATCGAG GCTTTTTTAAGGTTCTGGGTCAGCTGACAGAAACAGGAGTGGTGAGCCCAGAGCAGTTCATCA AAACCTTTGAGCACATGAAGAGGTCTGGGGATTACTACGTGACCGTGGTGGAGGACACCAACCTGGGCCAGATCGTTGCCACAGCAACGCTGGTTATAGAGCATAAATTCACCCACTCCTGTGCCAAG AGAGGCAGGATAGAGGATGTGGTGGTCAGTGGGGAGTGCAGAGGGAAGCAGCTTGGAAAACT ATTAACGTCCACCCTCACCTTGCTAAGTAAGAGACTGAACTGTTACAAAATCACTCTGGAGTGTCTGCCCAAAAATGTGGATTTCTACAAGAAGTTTGGCTACTTGGTATCTGATGAGAACTACATGTTTCAACGGTTCTTTAATTAA